A genomic window from Micromonospora ferruginea includes:
- a CDS encoding ABC transporter ATP-binding protein gives MSVETEPLLSVRGLTKHFPVRQGFRGRAVVRAVDGLDFDVRPGETLGLVGESGCGKTTTGRMLVRLLEPTSGTITFAGRDITHAGRRDLRSLRQDLQIIFQDPYASLNPRHTVGRIVAMPLQVNNITPPGGVKHRVQELLELVGLNPEHYNRYPHEFSGGQRQRIGIARALALKPKLIVADEPVSALDVSIQAQVINLLRDLQRDLDLAFVFIAHDLAVIRHFSHRVAVMYLGTIVEIGDRDAIYTRPQHPYTRALLSAIPDVTTLGPAGRIRLTGDVPTPLDPPSGCRFRTRCWKATDHCATETPALTTRDGGTQLTACHHPENGPVGLPTGEPAQAGGGKSDDDTRTRSR, from the coding sequence ATGAGTGTCGAGACCGAGCCGCTGCTGTCGGTGCGGGGGCTGACCAAACACTTCCCGGTCCGCCAAGGCTTCCGGGGCAGGGCGGTGGTGCGGGCGGTCGACGGGCTGGACTTCGACGTGCGCCCCGGCGAAACCCTCGGGCTGGTGGGGGAGTCCGGGTGCGGCAAGACCACCACCGGGCGGATGCTGGTGCGGCTGCTGGAACCCACGAGCGGGACGATCACCTTCGCCGGCCGCGACATCACCCACGCCGGCCGCCGTGACCTGCGGTCACTGCGGCAGGACCTGCAGATCATCTTCCAGGACCCCTACGCGTCGCTGAACCCCCGCCACACCGTCGGGCGGATCGTGGCCATGCCGTTGCAGGTCAACAACATCACCCCACCCGGCGGCGTGAAACACCGCGTGCAGGAACTGCTGGAACTGGTCGGGCTCAACCCCGAGCACTACAACCGCTACCCGCACGAGTTCTCCGGCGGACAACGCCAACGCATCGGCATCGCCCGCGCCCTCGCGTTGAAACCCAAACTCATCGTCGCCGACGAACCCGTCTCCGCCCTCGACGTCTCCATCCAGGCCCAGGTCATCAACCTGCTACGCGACCTGCAACGCGACCTGGACCTGGCCTTCGTGTTCATCGCCCACGACCTCGCCGTCATCCGCCACTTCTCCCACCGCGTCGCCGTCATGTACCTCGGCACCATCGTCGAGATCGGTGACCGCGACGCCATCTACACCCGACCACAACACCCCTACACCCGAGCCCTGCTGTCGGCCATCCCGGACGTCACCACCCTCGGACCCGCCGGCCGCATCCGCCTCACCGGCGACGTCCCCACCCCCCTCGACCCACCCTCAGGCTGCCGCTTCCGCACCCGCTGCTGGAAAGCCACCGACCACTGCGCCACCGAGACACCCGCACTCACCACCCGCGACGGCGGCACCCAACTCACCGCCTGTCACCACCCCGAGAACGGACCGGTCGGACTCCCGACCGGCGAACCCGCGCAGGCGGGTGGCGGAAAATCCGACGACGACACGCGGACCAGGTCACGATGA
- a CDS encoding ABC transporter permease — protein sequence MLRFVVRRLLVAVLTLVVISLVTFGLFFAVPSSPAKVMCGKNCTAADIAQVERRLGIDRPLPRQYADFVQGVFVGRSYGDGDFRQDCPAPCLGYSFRNNQPVTEIIVQRAPVTFSIVLGGAVLWLALGVSLGMVSALRRGTAFDRAAIGVTLAGASMQVYFFGLILLYLLVYSTGLLPFPSYTPLTDDPVRWAEGLVLPWMTLGFLNSALYARLSRAQMLETLSEDFVRTARAKGLSARQVHTRHALRAAITPIVTIAGLDIGSSLGGTFITETIFGLQGLGKATVEAVQFLNLPVVMATVLLAAVFIVVANIVVDVLYAVIDPRVRLS from the coding sequence GTGCTCCGATTCGTCGTCCGGCGGCTGCTCGTCGCCGTCCTGACCCTGGTGGTGATCAGCCTGGTCACCTTCGGTCTGTTCTTCGCGGTGCCGAGCAGTCCGGCGAAGGTGATGTGCGGCAAGAACTGCACCGCCGCCGACATCGCCCAGGTCGAGCGCCGGCTCGGCATCGACCGGCCGCTGCCGCGCCAGTACGCCGACTTCGTCCAGGGGGTGTTCGTCGGACGCAGCTACGGCGACGGCGACTTCCGCCAGGACTGCCCGGCGCCCTGCCTGGGCTACTCGTTCCGCAACAACCAGCCGGTCACCGAGATCATCGTGCAGCGCGCCCCGGTGACGTTCAGCATCGTCCTCGGCGGGGCCGTGCTCTGGCTGGCCCTGGGCGTCTCGTTGGGCATGGTGTCGGCGCTGCGCCGGGGTACGGCGTTCGACCGCGCCGCCATCGGCGTCACGCTCGCCGGGGCGTCCATGCAGGTCTACTTCTTCGGTCTGATCCTGCTCTACCTGCTGGTCTACTCCACCGGGCTGCTGCCGTTCCCCAGCTACACCCCGCTGACCGACGACCCGGTCCGCTGGGCGGAGGGTCTGGTGCTGCCCTGGATGACGTTGGGGTTCCTCAACTCGGCGCTCTACGCCCGGCTGTCCCGGGCCCAGATGTTGGAGACGCTGTCGGAGGACTTCGTCCGCACCGCCCGGGCCAAGGGCCTCTCCGCCCGGCAGGTGCACACCCGGCACGCGTTGCGCGCGGCGATCACCCCGATCGTCACCATCGCCGGGCTGGACATCGGGTCCAGCCTCGGCGGCACGTTCATCACCGAGACCATCTTCGGTCTCCAGGGTCTCGGCAAGGCCACCGTGGAGGCGGTGCAGTTCCTCAACCTGCCGGTGGTGATGGCGACCGTGCTGCTGGCGGCGGTGTTCATCGTGGTCGCCAACATCGTCGTCGACGTGCTGTACGCGGTGATCGACCCACGGGTCCGGCTGAGCTGA
- a CDS encoding ABC transporter ATP-binding protein, with protein sequence MVESSSRDPYLRVSDLRVRFDTEDGVVRAVDGVSFAVERGRTLGIVGESGSGKSVTSLAILGLHNSRRADVSGEISVGGRQLVGLPEEEVRRLRGRDMAMIFQDPLSALHPYYSVGRQIAEAYRVHHPKAGKREARTRAVDMLQRVGIPQPAKRFEQYPHEFSGGMRQRAMIAMALVNDPDLLIADEPTTALDVTVQAQILDLLADLQEEFRSAIILITHDLGVVAQVADDVLVMYGGRAVEQGSVGQVLRAPQHPYTWGLLSSVPSLHGDADADLVPIPGNPPSLINLPSGCAFHPRCRYADVNGDRSRTQVPELRDAGQSGHRVACHLPVAKRELIYQQDVAQTGVAR encoded by the coding sequence ATGGTGGAGTCGTCGTCGCGGGATCCGTACCTGCGGGTCAGCGACCTGCGGGTGCGGTTCGACACCGAGGACGGTGTGGTGCGGGCCGTGGACGGGGTGTCGTTCGCGGTGGAGCGGGGCCGCACGCTCGGGATCGTGGGGGAGTCCGGTTCGGGCAAGAGCGTGACGTCGCTGGCGATCCTCGGGTTGCACAACTCCAGGCGGGCGGACGTGTCGGGGGAGATCAGCGTCGGGGGTCGTCAGCTCGTCGGGCTGCCCGAGGAGGAGGTGCGGCGGTTGCGGGGTCGGGACATGGCGATGATCTTCCAGGATCCGTTGTCGGCGTTGCATCCGTACTACTCGGTGGGGCGGCAGATCGCCGAGGCGTACCGGGTGCATCATCCGAAGGCCGGGAAGCGGGAGGCCCGGACCCGGGCGGTGGACATGCTGCAGCGGGTGGGCATCCCGCAGCCGGCGAAGCGGTTCGAGCAGTATCCGCACGAGTTCTCCGGTGGGATGCGGCAGCGGGCGATGATCGCGATGGCCCTGGTCAACGACCCCGATCTGCTGATCGCCGACGAGCCGACCACCGCTCTGGACGTGACGGTGCAGGCGCAGATCCTGGATCTGTTGGCGGATCTGCAGGAGGAGTTCCGCTCGGCGATCATCCTGATCACCCACGATCTGGGTGTGGTGGCGCAGGTGGCCGACGACGTGCTGGTCATGTACGGGGGGCGGGCGGTGGAGCAGGGCAGCGTCGGGCAGGTGTTGCGGGCGCCGCAGCATCCGTACACCTGGGGGTTGTTGTCGAGCGTGCCGTCGTTGCACGGTGACGCGGACGCGGACCTGGTGCCGATCCCGGGTAATCCGCCGTCGTTGATCAATCTGCCGTCGGGGTGTGCGTTTCACCCGCGTTGCCGCTACGCCGACGTCAACGGCGACCGCTCCCGCACGCAGGTGCCCGAGCTGCGCGACGCGGGGCAGTCGGGGCACCGGGTGGCCTGCCACCTGCCGGTCGCCAAGCGGGAGCTGATCTACCAGCAGGACGTCGCGCAGACGGGAGTGGCCCGATGA
- a CDS encoding ABC transporter permease: MSDLSHPPSLTAPGDPAAGDPIVTTPPGTAAARREIVGRSPNQLAWLRLKRDRTARASAVTLAVAALVALGAPLLGRVTGIDPTDKFVDRLNDFGMPIGYAGGINADHWLGLEPGSGRDILLQLVYGLRTSLFIAFASALLASSIGVAVGVLAGWARGWLDSVVNWLIDLTLAFPFLIFALAVIPILQDRFYSDRESPSPAFRVALIVATFGLFSWTYTARLVRGQVISLREREFVEAARAAGAGTGHILLRQLLPNIWAPILVTVSLMVPQFIAIEAALAFVNIGVTEPTPDLGRMIFNSIGYVASDPWYTLFPGLTIFLLVLAFNLLGDALRDSLDPRSAR, from the coding sequence ATGAGCGACCTTTCCCACCCACCGTCATTGACCGCCCCCGGCGATCCGGCCGCCGGCGACCCGATCGTCACCACCCCGCCGGGCACCGCCGCGGCGCGCCGGGAAATCGTCGGTCGGTCCCCCAACCAACTCGCCTGGCTGCGGCTCAAGCGCGACCGCACGGCGCGGGCCAGCGCCGTCACGCTCGCCGTCGCCGCCCTGGTCGCGCTCGGTGCGCCGCTGCTCGGCCGGGTCACCGGAATCGACCCGACCGACAAGTTCGTCGACCGGCTCAACGATTTCGGAATGCCGATCGGATATGCCGGAGGAATCAACGCCGACCATTGGCTCGGGCTGGAGCCCGGAAGTGGGCGCGACATCCTGCTCCAACTCGTCTACGGCCTGCGTACCTCGTTGTTCATCGCGTTCGCCTCGGCGTTGCTGGCGTCGTCCATCGGCGTCGCGGTGGGGGTCCTCGCAGGCTGGGCCAGGGGCTGGCTGGACAGCGTCGTCAACTGGCTGATCGACCTGACTCTGGCGTTTCCGTTCCTCATCTTCGCGCTCGCGGTGATCCCGATCCTGCAGGACCGCTTCTACTCCGACCGGGAGTCCCCGTCCCCGGCCTTCCGGGTGGCCCTGATCGTCGCCACCTTCGGCCTGTTCAGTTGGACCTACACCGCCCGGTTGGTCCGCGGGCAGGTGATCTCGCTGCGGGAACGGGAGTTCGTCGAGGCGGCCCGCGCCGCCGGCGCCGGCACCGGGCACATCCTGCTGCGGCAGCTCCTGCCGAACATCTGGGCGCCGATCCTGGTCACCGTCTCGCTGATGGTGCCCCAGTTCATCGCCATCGAGGCGGCGCTGGCCTTCGTCAACATCGGCGTCACCGAACCCACGCCCGACCTCGGCCGCATGATCTTCAACAGCATCGGCTACGTCGCGAGCGACCCCTGGTACACCCTGTTCCCCGGGCTGACGATCTTCCTGCTGGTCCTGGCGTTCAACCTGCTCGGTGACGCGCTGCGCGACTCGCTGGATCCCCGCTCCGCCCGGTAG
- a CDS encoding ABC transporter substrate-binding protein — MRTRTRTLTGVLAAAALVAAGCSPTTDGGGDDDQKTKTQSGSISYDAADNQGPAKPVDGAARGGTLTVMQPADFEHLDPARNYVNTQQVAGGLLYRALNGYREDGTGKLMLVGDLATNPGKDVDGDCKVWEFTLRDGVKYEDGSPVTSKDVAHGIARSFAPALNEGPHYIQQWLYPGGAYNASYQGPYDGGKPVPDGVTTPDDRTVRFTFPQPHCDLPYAAALATSAPVPAAKDTRANYDLRPFSSGPYQVKSYQRDVALELERNPNWDPATDPIRNAYPDAIRMTFGLEQAQIAERLVADGPADQASLSWSDVPPSVLPRTTGAGVADRVAKGPTQYNWVLSINTQRVTDLSVRRALNYAVDKDALLKVLGGQAAGSPATTLMSPTTAGFATYDLFNAPVTGDKAKVAELLAGKRPKLVLAHSNLELRTQQAEALRKNLTDMGFDIVMKPIDNSSYYDEIGRKDNPYDIYLSGWGSDWPTGSTVIPPVYDGREIVAEGNQNLSYLNQPSVGAEIDRVRALPAAEQDAGWMALDRTIMQEYAPVVPCYYDATYELYGSKVGNAVLSDAFGIISLNGIYVKK, encoded by the coding sequence GTGCGTACCCGAACCCGGACACTGACCGGTGTCCTCGCCGCGGCGGCGCTGGTCGCCGCCGGTTGCAGCCCCACCACCGACGGCGGCGGCGACGACGACCAGAAGACCAAGACCCAGAGCGGCTCGATCTCCTACGACGCGGCCGACAACCAGGGCCCGGCGAAGCCGGTCGACGGCGCGGCCCGGGGCGGCACGCTGACCGTCATGCAGCCGGCCGACTTCGAGCACCTCGACCCGGCCCGCAACTACGTCAACACCCAGCAGGTGGCCGGCGGGCTGCTCTACCGCGCGCTCAACGGCTACCGGGAGGACGGCACCGGCAAGCTGATGCTCGTCGGCGACCTGGCGACCAACCCCGGCAAGGACGTCGACGGCGACTGCAAGGTCTGGGAGTTCACCCTCCGCGACGGCGTGAAGTACGAGGACGGCTCGCCGGTCACCAGCAAGGACGTCGCCCACGGGATCGCCCGGTCGTTCGCGCCGGCGCTCAACGAGGGCCCGCACTACATCCAGCAGTGGCTCTACCCGGGCGGGGCGTACAACGCGAGCTACCAGGGGCCGTACGACGGCGGCAAGCCGGTGCCCGACGGCGTCACCACACCCGACGACAGGACCGTCCGGTTCACGTTCCCGCAACCGCACTGCGACCTGCCGTACGCCGCCGCGCTGGCCACCAGCGCGCCGGTCCCGGCCGCCAAGGACACCCGGGCCAACTACGACCTGCGGCCGTTCTCGTCCGGCCCGTACCAGGTGAAGTCCTACCAGCGCGACGTGGCGCTGGAGCTGGAACGCAACCCGAACTGGGACCCGGCGACCGACCCGATCCGCAACGCCTACCCGGACGCGATCCGGATGACCTTCGGCCTGGAGCAGGCCCAGATCGCCGAACGGCTGGTCGCCGACGGTCCCGCCGACCAGGCGTCGCTGAGCTGGTCCGACGTGCCGCCGTCGGTGCTGCCCCGCACCACCGGCGCCGGCGTGGCCGACCGCGTCGCCAAGGGCCCCACCCAGTACAACTGGGTGCTGAGCATCAACACCCAGCGGGTCACCGACCTGTCCGTACGGCGGGCGCTGAACTACGCCGTGGACAAGGACGCGCTGCTCAAGGTGCTCGGTGGGCAGGCCGCCGGCTCGCCGGCCACCACGCTGATGTCACCCACCACCGCCGGCTTCGCCACATACGACCTGTTCAACGCCCCAGTCACCGGGGACAAGGCCAAGGTCGCCGAGCTGCTCGCCGGCAAGCGCCCGAAGCTGGTGCTCGCCCACTCCAACCTGGAGCTGCGTACCCAGCAGGCCGAGGCGCTGCGCAAGAACCTCACCGACATGGGCTTCGACATCGTGATGAAGCCGATCGACAACAGCAGCTACTACGACGAGATCGGCCGCAAGGACAACCCGTACGACATCTACCTCAGCGGCTGGGGCTCGGACTGGCCCACCGGCTCCACCGTCATCCCGCCGGTCTACGACGGCCGGGAGATCGTGGCCGAGGGCAACCAGAACCTGTCGTACCTCAACCAGCCGTCGGTCGGCGCGGAGATCGACCGGGTCCGCGCGCTGCCGGCCGCCGAGCAGGACGCCGGCTGGATGGCGCTCGACCGCACCATCATGCAGGAGTACGCCCCGGTGGTGCCCTGCTACTACGACGCCACCTACGAGCTGTACGGCTCGAAGGTCGGCAACGCGGTCCTCAGCGACGCGTTCGGCATCATCTCGCTCAACGGCATCTACGTGAAGAAGTGA
- a CDS encoding SSI family serine proteinase inhibitor: MPFTRRTAALALAAALGGLAAVAAPGVAGAAPRPGPETPSVLLLTVDGGGADVRATVLVCGPAGGLHPDPVAACRLVARVDGDLDALDVDADPCTTIHAPVVARAVGVWQDRPVRYTHTFDNRCLLTRATATLFTF; this comes from the coding sequence ATGCCCTTCACCCGACGTACCGCCGCCCTGGCCCTGGCCGCCGCGCTCGGCGGCCTCGCCGCGGTGGCCGCCCCCGGCGTCGCCGGCGCGGCGCCCCGCCCCGGCCCGGAGACGCCCTCGGTGCTGCTGCTCACCGTCGACGGCGGCGGCGCCGACGTGCGCGCCACGGTGCTGGTGTGCGGCCCCGCCGGCGGCCTGCACCCCGACCCGGTCGCGGCCTGCCGGCTCGTCGCCCGGGTCGACGGCGACCTCGACGCGCTCGACGTGGACGCCGACCCCTGCACCACGATCCACGCCCCGGTCGTCGCGCGCGCCGTCGGCGTCTGGCAGGACCGCCCGGTCCGTTACACCCACACGTTCGACAACCGCTGCCTGCTGACCCGCGCCACCGCCACCCTCTTCACCTTCTGA
- a CDS encoding pentapeptide repeat-containing protein, which yields MVRVGDGGWELRADCGRCAGVCCVAPAFAASADFAIDKPAGRPCPNLRADARCGIHSELRQRGFPGCTVFDCFGAGQHLTQGTFAGRDWRTDPDDARRMFDTFAVLRPLHELLWYLTEAVRITPPGPLRDDLTAMLDETGRLTDGTPEELLTVDVDAHRGRVNRLLSHAGEQARAGRAGPDRRGATLIGVDLRRATLAGANLRGAILIGADLRGVRLGAADLTGADLRGADVRGADLGECLFLHQSQLDAARGDHRTVLPPARHRPTHWSPSLP from the coding sequence ATGGTGCGGGTGGGGGACGGCGGGTGGGAGCTGCGGGCGGACTGCGGGCGTTGCGCCGGGGTCTGCTGCGTCGCGCCGGCGTTCGCCGCCTCGGCCGACTTCGCCATCGACAAGCCGGCCGGGCGGCCCTGCCCGAACCTGCGCGCCGACGCCCGCTGCGGCATCCACTCCGAGCTGCGGCAGCGCGGCTTCCCCGGCTGCACCGTGTTCGACTGCTTCGGCGCCGGCCAGCACCTCACCCAGGGCACCTTCGCCGGCCGTGACTGGCGTACCGATCCCGACGATGCGCGGCGGATGTTCGACACGTTCGCCGTGCTGCGGCCGCTGCACGAGCTGCTCTGGTATCTGACCGAGGCGGTGCGGATCACCCCGCCCGGCCCGCTGCGCGACGACCTGACCGCGATGCTGGACGAGACCGGCCGGCTCACCGACGGCACCCCGGAGGAACTGCTCACGGTGGACGTCGACGCCCACCGTGGCCGGGTCAACCGGCTGCTGTCGCACGCCGGCGAGCAGGCCCGCGCCGGCCGCGCCGGCCCCGACCGCCGGGGCGCGACCCTGATCGGGGTCGACCTGCGCCGCGCGACGCTGGCCGGGGCGAACCTGCGCGGCGCGATCCTGATCGGGGCGGACCTGCGCGGGGTACGCCTCGGCGCCGCCGACCTGACCGGCGCCGACCTGCGCGGGGCCGACGTGCGCGGCGCCGACCTCGGCGAGTGCCTGTTCCTGCACCAGTCCCAGCTCGACGCCGCCCGCGGCGACCACCGCACCGTCCTGCCGCCCGCCCGGCACCGCCCCACCCACTGGTCCCCGTCCCTCCCCTGA